One part of the Phragmites australis chromosome 3, lpPhrAust1.1, whole genome shotgun sequence genome encodes these proteins:
- the LOC133911500 gene encoding NADH dehydrogenase [ubiquinone] 1 beta subcomplex subunit 7-like, whose protein sequence is MEAAAAAAGVQLGSSKPQIATQAEMAEARVPLTYRDQCAHLLIPLNKCRVTEFYLPWKCEPERHAYEKCQYELVMERMLQMQKIREAQETKAKGGAAIELIPATAKLA, encoded by the coding sequence atggaggcggcggcggcggcggccggcgtgcAGCTGGGCTCCTCGAAGCCCCAGATCGCGACGCAGGCGGAGATGGCGGAGGCGCGCGTGCCGCTCACCTACCGTGACCAGTGCGCGCACCTCCTCATCCCGCTCAACAAGTGCCGCGTCACCGAGTTCTACCTCCCCTGGAAGTGCGAGCCCGAGCGCCACGCCTACGAGAAGTGCCAGTACGAGCTCGTCATGGAGCGGATGCTCCAGATGCAGAAGATCCGCGAGGCGCAGGAGACCAAGGCCAAGGGCGGCGCTGCCATCGAGCTTATCCCGGCCACCGCCAAGCTCGCCTGA
- the LOC133912748 gene encoding transcription factor bHLH53-like, producing MALSFHPTTAATLLGHLPAPDAADMSFLQDVHPEVTDALLGFVYDPLDPANAALDDFLNPLPDHDTDAFLGPIEDDGDAEEERHCAKKPRAGSDDAWYGVVDSNPGQHWNGGGNQQVPEVLTEFVLPLSPPAPPQPLAFVRGADAKKTSGNGCQSVQSTTARERRKRISEKTGELSRLIPGGHKLNTAEMLQEAARHVKLLQAQVGMLALMHTIGSTEKEKMPLLAVAQGQMHALLGCGSVQERLAAEGKCLVPRKLVDAVAKDNAVKSNALVNRDLGRFMASLEQ from the exons ATGGCGCTCAGCTTCCACCCGACAACCGCGGCAACGCTGTTGGGCCACCTCCCCGCCCCGGACGCAGCGGACATGAGTTTCCTCCAGGACGTCCACCCCGAGGTCACCGACGCGCTGCTCGGCTTCGTCTACGACCCGCTCGACCCCGCCAACGCCGCCCTCGACGACTTCCTCAACCCCCTCCCTGACCACGACACCGATGCCTTCCTCGGCCCCATCGAGGACGACGGCGACGCGGAGGAAGAGCGACATTGTGCCAAGAAGCCGCGCGCCGGCAGCGACGACGCGTGGTACGGCGTCGTGGACAGCAACCCCGGTCAGCATTGGAATGGCGGCGGCAACCAGCAGGTGCCGGAGGTCCTGACCGAGTTCGTCCTACCACTGTCACCACCGGCCCCGCCGCAGCCTCTGGCATTCGTGCGCGGCGCCGACGCGAAGAAGACCAGTGGCAACGGGTGCCAGTCCGTGCAGAGCACCACGGCGAGGGAGCGCCGGAAGCGGATCAGCGAGAAGACGGGCGAGCTCTCGCGGCTGATCCCCGGTGGGCACAAGCTGAACACCGCTGAGATGCTGCAGGAGGCCGCCCGCCACGTGAAGCTCCTCCAGGCCCAGGTCGGCATGCTCGCCCTCATGCACACCATCGGCTCAACCGAG AAAGAAAAGATGCCACTCCTGGCGGTGGCGCAAGGGCAAATGCACGCGCTGCTCGGCTGCGGAAGCGTTCAGGAGCGTCTGGCCGCCGAGGGCAAGTGTCTGGTGCCGAGGAAGCTGGTGGACGCCGTGGCCAAAGACAACGCCGTCAAGTCCAACGCGCTGGTGAACAGAGACCTCGGCAGGTTCATGGCGTCGCTGGAGCAGTAG